Proteins from a genomic interval of Pseudomonas silesiensis:
- the nusA gene encoding transcription termination factor NusA, producing MSKEVLLVVESVSNEKGVPANVIFEALELALATATKKRFEDEVDLRVEINRHTGAYETFRRWTVVEEADLDDPAIETWPSKVAETHPGAKVGDVVEEKIESIEFGRIAAQTAKQVIVQKVREAERAQVVDAYRERLGEIISGTVKKVTRDNVIVDLGNNAEALLAREDIISRETFRVGVRLRALLKEIRTENRGPQLILSRTAPEMLIELFRIEVPEIAEGLIEVMAASRDPGSRAKIAVRSKDKRIDPQGACIGMRGSRVQAVSGELGGERVDIVLWDDNPAQFVINAMSPAEVAAIIVDEDAHAMDIAVGADNLAQAIGRGGQNVRLASQLTGWTLNVMTESDIQAKQQAETGDILRNFIDELEVDEDLAQVLVDEGFTSLEEIAYVPLEEMLNIDGFDEETVNELRARAKDRLLTKAIATEEKLADAHPAEDLLSLEGMDKDLAMELAVRGVITREDLAEQSIDDLLDIDGIDDDRAGKLIMAARAHWFE from the coding sequence ATGAGCAAAGAAGTACTGCTGGTTGTTGAGTCGGTATCCAATGAAAAGGGCGTACCGGCAAACGTAATTTTTGAAGCGCTGGAGCTGGCTCTGGCCACTGCCACCAAAAAACGTTTCGAGGACGAAGTCGATCTGCGTGTGGAAATCAATCGCCACACCGGTGCTTACGAGACCTTCCGTCGCTGGACGGTCGTCGAAGAAGCAGACCTGGACGATCCGGCCATCGAAACCTGGCCGAGCAAGGTTGCAGAAACGCATCCTGGCGCCAAGGTTGGCGACGTAGTCGAAGAAAAGATCGAATCCATCGAATTCGGCCGCATCGCCGCACAGACTGCCAAGCAAGTCATCGTGCAGAAAGTTCGCGAAGCCGAACGTGCTCAAGTCGTTGATGCCTATCGCGAGCGCCTGGGAGAAATCATCTCCGGCACCGTGAAGAAAGTGACCCGCGACAACGTGATCGTCGACCTGGGTAACAACGCAGAAGCGTTGCTGGCCCGCGAAGACATCATTTCTCGCGAAACCTTCCGGGTTGGCGTGCGCCTGCGTGCGCTGCTCAAGGAGATCCGCACCGAGAACCGCGGCCCGCAGCTGATCCTGTCGCGTACCGCGCCGGAAATGCTGATCGAGTTGTTCCGCATCGAAGTGCCGGAAATTGCCGAAGGCCTGATCGAAGTAATGGCCGCCTCCCGTGACCCGGGTTCGCGTGCCAAGATCGCGGTCCGCTCCAAGGACAAACGCATCGACCCGCAAGGCGCTTGCATCGGCATGCGCGGTTCGCGCGTCCAGGCAGTGTCGGGCGAGTTGGGCGGCGAGCGTGTGGACATCGTCCTGTGGGACGATAACCCGGCGCAGTTCGTGATCAATGCAATGTCGCCGGCTGAAGTGGCGGCTATTATCGTTGACGAAGATGCCCATGCCATGGACATCGCCGTTGGCGCAGACAATCTGGCTCAGGCCATCGGTCGCGGAGGTCAGAACGTGCGTCTGGCCAGCCAGTTGACTGGCTGGACCCTGAACGTGATGACCGAATCGGACATCCAGGCTAAGCAGCAAGCAGAAACCGGCGACATCCTGCGCAACTTCATCGACGAGCTGGAAGTCGACGAAGACCTCGCACAGGTGCTGGTAGATGAAGGTTTCACCAGCCTGGAAGAGATTGCCTACGTACCGTTGGAAGAAATGCTCAACATCGACGGCTTTGACGAAGAAACCGTCAACGAGCTTCGCGCTCGTGCCAAGGATCGTTTGTTGACCAAAGCCATCGCTACTGAGGAAAAGCTGGCAGACGCCCATCCGGCCGAAGACCTGCTCTCGCTTGAGGGTATGGACAAGGATTTGGCGATGGAACTGGCGGTGCGCGGCGTAATTACCCGCGAAGACCTGGCCGAGCAGTCTATTGACGATCTGCTCGACATCGACGGCATTGACGATGATCGTGCCGGCAAGTTGATCATGGCCGCCCGAGCCCACTGGTTCGAGTAA
- the rimP gene encoding ribosome maturation factor RimP: MSSKLEELQALLAPVVVALGYECWGIEFSAQGRHSMLRVYIDKEGGVLVDDCAIVSRQISGVLDVEDPIAVEYTLEVSSPGMERPLFTIEQFAKFAGEQVKIKLRSPFEGRRNFQGLLRGVEEQDVVVQVEDHEFLLPIDMIDKANIIPSFD, from the coding sequence GTGTCGAGCAAGCTAGAAGAGTTGCAGGCCTTGTTGGCCCCGGTGGTCGTGGCCCTGGGCTATGAATGCTGGGGTATTGAGTTTTCGGCTCAGGGTCGCCACTCAATGTTGCGCGTTTATATTGATAAAGAAGGCGGTGTGCTGGTGGACGATTGCGCCATCGTCAGCCGTCAGATCAGCGGTGTCCTGGATGTTGAAGATCCGATCGCCGTTGAATACACCCTTGAAGTTTCCTCGCCTGGCATGGAACGCCCGCTGTTCACTATTGAGCAGTTTGCAAAATTTGCCGGTGAACAAGTGAAGATCAAGCTGCGCTCGCCTTTTGAAGGGCGACGCAACTTTCAGGGCCTTCTGCGCGGTGTAGAAGAGCAGGACGTCGTGGTGCAGGTTGAAGACCATGAATTCCTGTTGCCGATCGATATGATCGACAAGGCCAACATTATTCCCAGTTTTGACTGA
- the rbfA gene encoding 30S ribosome-binding factor RbfA: MAKEYSRTQRIGDQMQRELAQLIRREVKDPRVGLVTITAVEVSRDVGHAKIFITVMGQDNAEDIAQSIKVLNSAAGFLRMQLAREMKLRSVPQLHFHYDESVVRGAHLSALIERAVAEDSQRPVAAEAEDTKE, from the coding sequence ATGGCAAAAGAATACAGCCGTACCCAACGTATCGGCGATCAGATGCAGCGTGAGCTGGCACAGCTGATCCGTCGTGAAGTCAAAGACCCGCGCGTCGGCCTGGTCACCATTACCGCTGTTGAAGTCAGCCGTGACGTCGGTCACGCCAAGATCTTCATCACCGTGATGGGTCAGGACAACGCCGAAGACATCGCGCAAAGCATCAAGGTGCTCAACTCCGCCGCCGGTTTCCTGCGCATGCAGTTGGCCCGCGAAATGAAGTTGCGCAGCGTTCCGCAGTTGCACTTCCACTACGACGAAAGCGTCGTGCGTGGCGCGCACCTATCGGCCTTGATCGAGCGCGCGGTCGCTGAAGACAGTCAGCGCCCGGTTGCGGCTGAAGCCGAAGACACCAAGGAGTAA
- the folP gene encoding dihydropteroate synthase, with protein sequence MTSVQSSTRLPCGNRVLDLALTHVMGILNVTPDSFSDGGQYSQLDAAMRHAEAMVAAGATLIDVGGESTRPGARAVSPLEELERVAPIVERIHRELDVIISVDTSTPSVMRETARLGAGLINDVRSLQRDGALDAAAATGLPVCLMHMLGEPGDMQDNPQYQDVTREVGEFLAGRMAKCVSAGIPAERIILDPGFGFAKTLQHNLSLFKHMEALHALGRPLLVGVSRKSMIGQALNRPVGERLNGGLALAALASFKGARILRVHDVAETVDVLRMIAAVESAE encoded by the coding sequence ATGACTTCTGTTCAGTCCTCGACCCGGTTGCCTTGCGGCAACCGGGTTCTTGATTTGGCCCTGACGCATGTCATGGGCATTCTCAATGTCACTCCAGATTCCTTTTCCGACGGTGGCCAATACAGCCAGCTCGATGCGGCCATGCGCCACGCCGAAGCCATGGTGGCGGCCGGCGCGACGCTGATCGATGTCGGTGGCGAATCGACCCGGCCCGGAGCCAGGGCGGTTTCCCCGCTGGAGGAGCTCGAGCGTGTAGCGCCCATCGTCGAGCGCATTCATCGCGAACTGGATGTGATCATCTCGGTGGATACTTCTACCCCGTCGGTCATGCGCGAAACCGCACGGTTGGGCGCCGGGTTGATCAATGACGTGCGCTCGCTGCAGCGCGATGGTGCGCTGGATGCGGCTGCGGCCACCGGCTTGCCCGTCTGCCTGATGCATATGCTCGGTGAGCCGGGCGACATGCAGGACAATCCGCAGTATCAGGATGTGACCCGGGAAGTGGGCGAGTTTCTTGCCGGGCGCATGGCGAAATGTGTATCGGCAGGCATACCCGCCGAGCGGATCATTCTGGATCCAGGCTTCGGTTTCGCCAAAACCCTGCAACACAATCTAAGCTTGTTCAAGCATATGGAAGCCTTGCATGCCTTGGGTCGGCCGTTGCTGGTCGGGGTTTCGCGAAAAAGCATGATAGGTCAGGCCTTGAATCGCCCGGTCGGAGAACGCCTGAATGGCGGTCTCGCGCTCGCGGCGCTGGCCTCATTCAAGGGAGCGCGTATATTGCGCGTCCATGATGTGGCCGAAACAGTCGATGTGCTGCGGATGATCGCCGCAGTGGAATCAGCCGAATAA
- the infB gene encoding translation initiation factor IF-2: MTQVTVKQLADEVKTPVERLLQQMREAGLPHTAADEGVSDSEKQSLLTHLKSSHKAKVEEPRKITLQRKTTSTLRVAGSKSISVEVRKKKVFVQRSPEEIEAERKRELDERRAVENAARQKAEEEAKRRAEEEARRQPAAAQTATGNAVAAPAAVAEPVRESAPVVAAAPAPSADVRNKQNEQRRPDKPRADDNSRRGSGDGERKNAPHRASVKEKAPAPRVAPRTTDEESDGFRRGGRGKAKLKKRNAHGFQSPTGPVVRDVQIGETITVGDLANQMSVKAAEIIKFMFKLGTPATINQVLDQETAQLVAEELGHKVTLVSDTALEDSLAESLKFEGETFSRAPVVTVMGHVDHGKTSLLDYIRRAKVAAGEAGGITQHIGAYHVETERGMVTFLDTPGHAAFTAMRARGAKATDIVILVVAADDGVMPQTIEAVQHAKAAGVPLVVAVNKIDKPGADLDRIRSELSVHGVTSEEWGGDTPFVSVSAKVGTGVDELLEAVLLQAEVLELKATPSAPGRGVVVESRLDKGRGPVATVLVQDGTLRQGDMVLVGSNYGRVRAMLDENGKPIKEAGPSIPVEILGLDGTPDAGDEMSVLSDEKKAREVALFRQGKFREVKLARAHAGKLENIFENMGQAEKKTLNIVLKSDVRGSLEALNGALNGLGNDEVQVRVVGGGVGGITESDANLALASNAVLFGFNVRADAGARKIVEQEGLDMRYYNVIYDIIEDVKKALTGMLGSDVRENILGVAEVRDVFRSPKFGAIAGCMVIEGVVHRNRPIRVLREDIVIFEGELESLRRFKDDASEVRAGMECGIGVKSYNDVKAGDKIEVYEKVQVARSL, translated from the coding sequence ATGACGCAAGTCACGGTGAAACAACTGGCCGATGAGGTCAAAACACCGGTAGAGCGCCTGTTGCAGCAGATGCGTGAGGCAGGTCTGCCGCACACCGCCGCCGATGAAGGTGTGAGCGATAGTGAGAAGCAGTCTTTGCTGACTCACTTGAAGAGCAGCCACAAGGCGAAAGTGGAAGAACCGCGCAAGATTACATTGCAGCGCAAAACCACCAGCACCCTGCGTGTTGCTGGCAGCAAAAGCATCAGCGTTGAAGTACGCAAGAAGAAAGTCTTCGTACAGCGCAGCCCGGAAGAAATCGAAGCCGAGCGCAAACGCGAACTGGATGAACGTCGCGCAGTAGAAAATGCTGCACGCCAGAAGGCTGAAGAAGAAGCCAAGCGTCGCGCCGAAGAAGAAGCGCGTCGCCAGCCTGCTGCTGCGCAAACCGCTACTGGCAACGCCGTTGCAGCACCTGCTGCAGTTGCCGAACCTGTACGCGAAAGCGCGCCGGTTGTCGCCGCTGCTCCAGCGCCGTCTGCTGACGTTCGCAACAAGCAGAACGAACAGCGCCGTCCGGACAAACCACGTGCCGACGATAACAGTCGTCGTGGCAGTGGCGATGGCGAGCGCAAAAACGCTCCGCATCGTGCTTCGGTCAAGGAAAAAGCGCCTGCTCCACGCGTTGCTCCACGTACTACCGACGAAGAAAGCGATGGCTTCCGTCGTGGTGGTCGCGGCAAGGCCAAGCTGAAGAAGCGCAACGCCCACGGTTTCCAGAGCCCAACCGGCCCTGTCGTGCGTGATGTGCAGATCGGCGAGACCATCACTGTTGGCGATCTCGCCAATCAGATGTCGGTCAAGGCTGCTGAAATCATCAAGTTCATGTTCAAACTGGGTACTCCAGCGACCATCAACCAGGTGCTTGATCAGGAAACTGCTCAGCTGGTAGCCGAAGAACTGGGCCACAAAGTGACCCTGGTCAGCGACACCGCCCTGGAAGATTCCCTGGCCGAGTCCTTGAAGTTTGAAGGTGAGACGTTCTCCCGTGCGCCAGTTGTGACCGTAATGGGCCACGTTGACCATGGTAAGACTTCGCTGCTCGACTACATCCGTCGTGCCAAGGTAGCTGCTGGCGAAGCCGGCGGGATCACCCAGCACATCGGTGCGTACCACGTTGAAACCGAGCGCGGCATGGTCACCTTCCTCGACACCCCTGGTCACGCCGCGTTTACCGCAATGCGTGCCCGTGGTGCCAAGGCGACCGACATCGTGATCCTGGTAGTTGCAGCGGACGACGGCGTGATGCCGCAGACCATTGAAGCTGTCCAGCACGCCAAGGCCGCTGGTGTTCCACTGGTTGTTGCAGTGAACAAAATCGACAAGCCGGGCGCCGATCTCGATCGCATCCGTAGCGAACTGTCGGTTCACGGCGTGACGTCGGAAGAGTGGGGCGGCGACACTCCGTTCGTATCGGTTTCGGCGAAAGTCGGTACTGGCGTGGACGAGTTGCTCGAAGCTGTTCTGCTGCAAGCTGAAGTTCTGGAATTGAAAGCAACGCCTTCGGCTCCAGGCCGTGGCGTCGTGGTTGAATCGCGTCTCGACAAAGGTCGTGGCCCGGTTGCTACCGTTCTGGTTCAAGACGGTACCCTGCGCCAAGGCGACATGGTGCTGGTCGGTTCGAACTATGGCCGTGTACGTGCCATGCTCGATGAGAACGGCAAGCCAATCAAGGAAGCCGGTCCTTCCATCCCTGTCGAGATCCTCGGCCTGGACGGTACCCCGGACGCTGGCGACGAGATGAGCGTGCTGTCGGACGAGAAGAAAGCCCGTGAAGTGGCTCTGTTCCGTCAAGGCAAGTTCCGCGAAGTCAAACTGGCTCGCGCTCACGCCGGCAAGCTGGAAAACATCTTCGAAAACATGGGTCAGGCAGAGAAGAAGACGCTCAACATCGTCCTCAAATCTGACGTCCGTGGTTCGTTGGAAGCGTTGAACGGCGCCTTGAACGGCCTGGGTAACGACGAAGTGCAAGTGCGTGTTGTCGGTGGCGGTGTCGGTGGTATCACCGAGTCCGACGCCAACCTGGCACTGGCCTCCAACGCTGTACTGTTCGGCTTCAACGTGCGTGCCGATGCCGGCGCTCGCAAGATCGTCGAGCAGGAAGGTCTGGATATGCGTTACTACAACGTGATCTACGACATCATCGAAGACGTCAAGAAAGCCCTCACCGGTATGCTGGGCAGCGATGTTCGCGAGAACATCCTGGGTGTGGCCGAAGTGCGTGACGTGTTCCGTTCGCCGAAGTTTGGCGCGATCGCCGGTTGCATGGTGATCGAAGGTGTTGTTCACCGTAACCGTCCAATCCGTGTACTGCGTGAAGACATCGTTATCTTCGAAGGCGAGCTGGAATCCCTGCGCCGCTTCAAGGATGACGCTTCCGAAGTACGTGCCGGCATGGAATGCGGTATTGGCGTCAAGAGCTACAACGACGTCAAAGCTGGCGACAAGATCGAAGTCTACGAGAAGGTCCAGGTTGCTCGCAGCCTCTGA
- the secG gene encoding preprotein translocase subunit SecG, with protein sequence MLETVVVVFHLLGALGVVALVLLQQGKGADAGASFGAGASNTVFGSQGSSTFLSKFTAILAAGFFITSLGLGYFAKEKAHQLTQVGLPNPAVLEVPKQQPASDDVPVLQEQKSATPATDVPPAQEQK encoded by the coding sequence ATGCTGGAAACAGTCGTAGTCGTTTTTCATCTGCTGGGTGCATTGGGCGTAGTTGCTCTGGTTTTGCTGCAGCAGGGTAAAGGTGCGGATGCTGGCGCGTCTTTCGGAGCAGGTGCTTCAAATACTGTGTTCGGAAGCCAAGGTTCCTCTACCTTTCTTAGTAAGTTTACTGCTATACTTGCCGCAGGTTTCTTCATAACCAGCTTAGGGTTAGGTTACTTTGCTAAAGAGAAAGCTCACCAGCTGACTCAAGTAGGTTTGCCAAATCCAGCAGTGTTGGAAGTTCCAAAGCAGCAACCGGCTTCTGATGATGTCCCGGTGCTTCAAGAGCAAAAGTCGGCTACTCCAGCGACTGACGTGCCTCCAGCTCAAGAGCAGAAGTAA
- the tpiA gene encoding triose-phosphate isomerase, whose product MRRPMVAGNWKMHGTRTSVAELIDGLRRLDLPSDVDVAVFPPCLHINQVIDSLKGQSISIGAQNSAVESMQGALTGEVAPSQLVDAGCSLVLVGHSERRQIMGEQDDMLIRKFAAAQACGLIPVLCIGETLEQREAGKTLEVVGRQLDSIIEELGVGVFAKAVIAYEPVWAIGTGLTASPQQAQDVHAAIRAQLAEKNSEVAQGVRLLYGGSVKAANAVELFGMPDIDGGLIGGASLNADEFGAICRAAGN is encoded by the coding sequence ATGCGTCGCCCTATGGTAGCTGGTAACTGGAAGATGCACGGTACCCGCACCAGCGTCGCTGAGCTGATTGACGGCCTCCGCCGTCTGGACTTGCCGAGCGATGTTGACGTTGCGGTATTCCCGCCTTGCCTGCATATCAATCAAGTGATTGATAGCTTGAAAGGTCAGTCGATTTCGATCGGCGCGCAGAACTCTGCGGTGGAATCCATGCAAGGCGCATTGACCGGTGAAGTTGCACCGAGTCAGTTGGTGGATGCAGGTTGTTCCCTGGTACTTGTCGGGCACTCCGAACGCCGCCAGATCATGGGCGAGCAGGACGATATGCTGATCCGCAAGTTCGCAGCGGCACAGGCATGTGGCTTGATTCCGGTGTTGTGCATAGGGGAAACCCTTGAGCAGCGCGAAGCCGGGAAAACGCTTGAGGTTGTCGGGCGTCAGCTGGACAGCATCATCGAGGAGCTGGGTGTCGGTGTCTTTGCCAAGGCAGTCATCGCTTACGAGCCGGTCTGGGCCATTGGCACCGGGCTGACTGCTTCGCCGCAACAGGCGCAGGATGTGCATGCAGCCATTCGCGCCCAGTTGGCGGAAAAGAATTCTGAAGTCGCGCAAGGTGTGCGGCTTCTATACGGCGGCAGCGTGAAGGCGGCCAATGCGGTCGAACTGTTCGGCATGCCGGATATCGATGGGGGGCTCATTGGTGGAGCGTCCCTGAATGCAGATGAGTTCGGTGCGATCTGTCGCGCCGCGGGAAACTGA
- the truB gene encoding tRNA pseudouridine(55) synthase TruB, whose translation MAQVKRIRRNVSGIILLDKPLGFTSNAALQKVRWLLNAEKAGHTGSLDPLATGVLPLCFGEATKFSQYLLDSDKAYETLAQLGKTTTTADAEGEVLLERPVTVGRADVEAVLPGFRGQISQIPPMYSALKRDGQPLYKLARAGEVVEREPRSVTIARLELLAFEGDTARLAVDCSKGTYIRTLVEDIGEQLGCGAYVAELRRTQAGPFTLAQTVTLEELEAVHAEGGNEAVDRFLMPSDSGLLDWPLLQFSEHSSFYWLNGQPVRAPDAPKFGMVRVQDHNGRFIGIGEVSEDGRIAPRRLIRSE comes from the coding sequence GTGGCTCAGGTCAAACGTATCCGTCGTAACGTCAGTGGCATCATTCTGCTCGACAAACCGCTGGGGTTTACCTCCAACGCCGCGTTGCAGAAGGTTCGCTGGCTGCTGAACGCCGAGAAAGCCGGGCACACCGGCAGTCTCGATCCGCTGGCCACCGGAGTATTGCCGTTGTGCTTCGGCGAGGCCACCAAGTTCTCGCAATACCTGCTCGATTCCGACAAAGCCTATGAAACCCTGGCGCAACTGGGCAAGACCACCACCACGGCCGATGCCGAAGGTGAAGTTTTGCTGGAGCGGCCGGTGACCGTTGGTCGCGCCGATGTCGAAGCGGTACTGCCCGGTTTTCGTGGGCAAATCAGTCAGATACCGCCGATGTACTCGGCACTCAAGCGTGATGGCCAGCCTCTGTACAAGCTGGCCCGTGCAGGCGAAGTAGTGGAGCGCGAACCGCGTTCTGTTACTATTGCGCGCTTGGAATTACTGGCTTTTGAAGGTGATACTGCGCGGCTGGCGGTGGATTGCAGCAAAGGCACCTATATCCGCACCCTGGTGGAGGATATCGGTGAGCAACTCGGTTGTGGCGCTTACGTTGCTGAATTGCGACGTACCCAGGCCGGGCCTTTCACCCTGGCGCAGACGGTCACGCTTGAAGAGTTGGAAGCGGTACATGCCGAAGGCGGCAACGAAGCGGTCGATCGCTTCCTGATGCCATCGGACAGCGGCCTGCTGGATTGGCCGCTGCTGCAGTTCTCGGAGCACAGCTCGTTCTACTGGCTTAACGGCCAGCCGGTACGCGCCCCGGATGCACCGAAGTTCGGCATGGTACGGGTACAGGATCACAACGGTCGTTTCATCGGTATCGGTGAAGTGAGCGAAGACGGGCGCATCGCGCCACGTCGACTGATTCGGTCAGAATGA
- the glmM gene encoding phosphoglucosamine mutase: MTKKYFGTDGIRGRVGEYPITPDFMLKLGWAAGMAFRKMGACKVLVGKDTRISGYMFESALEAGLTSAGADVMLLGPMPTPAIAYLTRTFHAEAGIVISASHNPHDDNGIKFFSGKGTKLPDEVEHMIEELLDTPMTVVESSKIGKVSRINDASGRYIEFCKGSVPAGTSFAGLKIVIDCAHGATYKVAPSVFRELGADVVVLSAHPNGLNINDNCGSTHMGPLQAAVLAEHADLGIAFDGDGDRVQMVDHTGAVVDGDELLFIIARDLQERGKLQGGVVGTLMSNLGLELALADLGIPFVRANVGDRYVISELQERDWLVGGENSGHIVCFSHTTTGDAIIAALQVLMALKRRSEGLAQSRQALRKCPQVLINVRFGGGASPLDHPAVKAASERVTQAMAGRGRVLLRKSGTEPLVRVMVEGEDETQVRGHAEELANLVTEVSA, encoded by the coding sequence ATGACTAAAAAATACTTTGGTACCGACGGCATTCGTGGTCGCGTCGGCGAATACCCGATCACGCCTGATTTCATGCTCAAGCTCGGTTGGGCCGCGGGTATGGCGTTCCGCAAAATGGGCGCCTGCAAAGTGTTGGTGGGTAAGGACACCCGGATTTCCGGCTACATGTTCGAATCGGCGCTTGAGGCCGGACTGACGTCGGCGGGTGCCGATGTCATGCTCCTGGGCCCGATGCCGACACCGGCCATCGCCTATCTGACGCGCACCTTCCATGCCGAAGCGGGCATCGTGATCAGCGCCTCGCACAATCCGCATGACGATAACGGCATCAAGTTTTTCTCCGGCAAGGGCACCAAGCTGCCGGATGAAGTCGAGCATATGATCGAAGAACTGCTCGACACCCCGATGACCGTGGTCGAGTCGAGCAAGATCGGCAAGGTCTCGCGCATCAACGATGCGTCGGGCCGCTACATCGAATTCTGCAAGGGCAGCGTCCCGGCCGGTACCAGCTTCGCGGGCTTGAAGATTGTGATCGACTGCGCTCACGGTGCGACCTACAAGGTGGCGCCGAGTGTGTTCCGTGAGCTGGGCGCCGATGTCGTTGTGCTTTCTGCCCATCCCAATGGCCTGAATATCAACGATAACTGCGGTTCGACCCATATGGGGCCGTTGCAGGCTGCCGTATTGGCCGAGCACGCCGATTTGGGCATCGCCTTTGACGGTGATGGCGACCGGGTGCAGATGGTCGATCACACCGGTGCTGTCGTCGACGGTGACGAATTGCTGTTCATCATTGCTCGCGATCTGCAGGAGCGTGGCAAGCTGCAGGGCGGCGTGGTCGGTACGTTGATGAGTAACCTGGGGCTGGAGCTGGCCCTGGCGGACCTGGGCATTCCTTTTGTGCGGGCCAATGTCGGCGACCGTTACGTCATCTCCGAGTTGCAGGAGCGCGATTGGCTGGTGGGTGGTGAAAACTCGGGGCACATTGTCTGCTTCAGTCATACCACCACCGGTGACGCGATCATTGCGGCCTTGCAGGTACTGATGGCGCTGAAGAGACGCTCCGAAGGGCTGGCGCAATCGCGTCAGGCGTTGCGCAAGTGCCCTCAGGTGCTGATCAATGTGCGTTTCGGCGGCGGTGCAAGCCCCCTCGATCATCCGGCGGTCAAGGCGGCCAGCGAGCGCGTTACCCAGGCCATGGCCGGGCGCGGGCGTGTGCTGTTGCGCAAGTCCGGGACGGAGCCGTTGGTGCGGGTAATGGTCGAAGGCGAGGACGAAACACAGGTTCGCGGCCACGCCGAAGAGCTGGCAAACCTGGTTACTGAAGTTTCTGCCTGA